In Populus nigra chromosome 10, ddPopNigr1.1, whole genome shotgun sequence, the following proteins share a genomic window:
- the LOC133704847 gene encoding glutamate decarboxylase 4 — protein sequence MVLSKIFSQSDVSMHSTFSSRYVRESLPRYKMPENSIPKEAAFQIINDELMLDGKPRLNLASFVTTWMEPECDKLIMDSINKNYVDMDEYPVTTELQNRCVNMIAHLFNAPLGESEAAVGVGTVGSSEAIMLAGLAFKRKWQNKRKAEGKPCDKPNIVTGANVQVCWEKFARYFEVELKEVKLTEDYYVMDPAKAVEMVDENTICVAAILGSTLNGEFEDVKLLNDLLLEKNKITGWDTPIHVDAASGGFIAPFLWPELEWDFRLPLVKSINVSGHKYGLVYAGVGWVVWRSKEDLPEELIFHINYLGSDQPTFTLNFSKGSSQIIAQYYQLIRLGYEGYRNVMDNCHDNAMVLKEGLEKTGRFKIVSKDIGVPLVAFSLKDQNRGHDEFEIAETLRRFGWIVPAYTMPADAKHITVLRVVIREDFSRTLAERLVLDITKVMHELDALPAKASSKMSINGNDNGKISGSLEGKNGTVVKKTAMETQREITTYWKNFVMAKKSDKNKIC from the exons ATGGTGCTCTCTAAAATTTTTTCCCAGTCCGATGTCTCTATGCACTCCACCTTCTCCTCTCGCTACGTCCGAGAGTCCCTGCCAAG GTACAAGATGCCGGAGAACTCGATACCGAAGGAGGCAGCGTTCCAGATCATAAACGATGAGCTGATGCTTGACGGGAAACCGAGGCTGAACTTGGCATCTTTCGTGACTACTTGGATGGAGCCTGAATGTGATAAGCTTATTATGGACTCTATCAACAAAAACTATGTTGACATGGACGAGTACCCCGTTACCACCGAGCTTCAG AATCGCTGTGTGAACATGATAGCACACCTTTTCAATGCTCCCTTAGGGGAGTCTGAGGCTGCTGTCGGGGTTGGCACCGTAGGGTCATCAGAGGCAATAATGCTGGCTGGCCTTGCATTCAAGAGAAAGTGGCAGAACAAGCGCAAGGCCGAAGGGAAACCCTGTGACAAGCCTAACATTGTCACTGGTGCCAATGTTCAG GTATGCTGGGAGAAATTTGCAAGGTACTTTGAGGTAGAACTGAAGGAGGTGAAGCTGACCGAGGACTACTATGTAATGGACCCAGCCAAAGCCGTGGAAATGGTGGATGAGAACACAATCTGTGTTGCAGCCATCTTGGGTTCTACACTCAATGGAGAATTTGAAGATGTCAAGCTTTTGAATGATCTTTTGCttgaaaagaacaaaatcaCTGG ATGGGATACCCCAATTCATGTTGATGCAGCTAGTGGTGGATTTATTGCACCATTCCTGTGGCCAGAGCTTGAATGGGATTTCAGACTTCCATTAGTGAAGAGCATTAATGTCAGTGGCCACAAGTATGGCCTTGTCTATGCTGGAGTTGGGTGGGTTGTTTGGAGGAGCAAGGAAGACTTGCCAGAGGAACTTATCTTCCACATAAACTACCTTGGATCCGATCAACCCACTTTTACTCTTAACTTCTCAAAAG GTTCTAGTCAAATCATTGCTCAGTACTACCAACTAATCCGCCTGGGCTATGAG GGGTACCGAAATGTGATGGATAACTGCCATGATAATGCTATGGTGCTAAAGGAAGGACTGGAGAAAACAGGGCGCTTTAAGATTGTGTCAAAGGACATTGGGGTGCCTCTCGTGGCCTTTTCACTCAAGGACCAAAACCGGGGACACGACGAGTTTGAAATAGCAGAAACGCTACGTCGCTTTGGCTGGATTGTGCCAGCCTACACCATGCCAGCAGATGCGAAGCACATTACCGTGCTTCGTGTTGTTATCAGAGAAGATTTCTCCCGCACCCTTGCTGAGCGACTTGTGCTTGACATAACGAAGGTTATGCATGAACTTGATGCCCTCCCTGCGAAAGCCTCATCTAAAATGTCTATCAATGGTAACGACAATGGAAAGATTAGTGGTTCTCTAGAAGGAAAGAATGGCACTGTGGTCAAGAAAACAGCCATGGAGACGCAAAGGGAAATCACTACTTACTGGAAAAACTTTGTCATGGCCAAGAAGTccgacaaaaataaaatatgttag
- the LOC133704924 gene encoding non-specific lipid-transfer protein 4, protein MYVAVRVKLPSSRIETMSSNMRAWVVVMLACLVASNVFICDVNAAGECGKTPIRSAAASLSPCLSAAGNVRAAVPPTCCSKVGSLIKTAPKCLCAVLLSPLAKQAGIKPGIAITIPKRCNIGNRPAGKKCGRYTLP, encoded by the exons ATGTATGTAGCAGTTAGAGTGAAGTTGCCTTCTTCAAGAATAGAAACAATGAGTAGCAACATGAGAGCCTGGGTTGTGGTTATGTTAGCTTGTTTGGTAGCTTCAAATGTTTTCATATGTGATGTTAATGCGGCAGGAGAGTGTGGGAAGACACCAATTAGGTCAGCAGCGGCTAGCTTGAGCCCATGCTTGAGCGCGGCAGGCAATGTAAGGGCCGCTGTGCCACCGACTTGCTGCTCCAAAGTTGGTTCCTTGATCAAGACTGCCCCGAAATGTCTCTGTGCTGTATTGCTGTCACCTCTGGCAAAGCAAGCTGGAATTAAGCCAGGAATTGCCATCACCATTCCAAAGCGTTGCAACATTGGAAACAGACCAGCTGGAAAGAAGTGTGGAA GGTACACGCTCCCATGA